A window of Vulpes lagopus strain Blue_001 chromosome 21, ASM1834538v1, whole genome shotgun sequence contains these coding sequences:
- the LOC121480201 gene encoding cationic amino acid transporter 3-like, translating into MLCQVLRRIGQKLVHRRILEEDVNGLAPARRLSALDLVALGVGCTVGVGVYVLAGEVVRDQTGPSILICMLVASLSSVLAGLCYAEFGVRVPHAGSAYLYTYITVGELWAFITGWNLIVFFAAHTVTVAQAWTLAFDNLLGNHISQTRHESISPNVPQVLGEILGFIVVGLVLLLMELLTLRNRWIFLLSKVVTLVKLLVLSFVIISGFMKGDLHNWKLTEEDYKKAGLNDTSSLGPLGSGGFMPFGFQGILRGSPTCFYAFIGFSIIISRVEEAQNPERSIPMGIVISLLICILVYFGVSASLTLMVPYYQLRPGSTLPEAFLHIGWAPAYYAVAFAFLCSLSVSLFGFMLPIRNLIYMMAQDGLLFPVLASIQTGTYTPNVATVIFGIIAAIMAFFFELTDLLDLMSVGALLAYSLVALCVLILRYQPEMRYERNGVQVQDENEPAAEKLTLQGLFFPGSPTPTPLSGQVVSVCSSLLALLLTLLCLVLARWPGLLSGDPVWITVVVLLLVLITGITGVIWRQPQSSSPLHFKVPGLPLLPLLSIFLNVCLMMQVTAGTWALLGVWMLIGLAIYFSYGIQHSLVP; encoded by the coding sequence ATGCTGTGTCAGGTACTTCGCAGAATTGGCCAAAAGCTGGTACACAGACGTATACTGGAAGAAGACGTGAATGGGTTGGCCCCTGCCAGAAGACTGAGCGCTCTGGATTTAGTGGCACTGGGTGTGGGCTGCACAGTGGGGGTAGGTGTGTATGTCCTGGCTGGTGAAGTGGTTCGAGATCAAACAGGACCATCCATACTGATCTGCATGTTGGTAGCCAGCCTATCTTCTGTGTTGGCTGGTCTGTGCTATGCAGAGTTTGGTGTCCGGGTTCCTCATGCTGGCTCCGCATATCTCTACACCTATATCACTGTAGGTGAACTCTGGGCTTTCATCACTGGCTGGAACCTTATTGTGTTCTTTGCTGCTCATACAGTTACTGTGGCCCAGGCCTGGACCTTAGCTTTTGACAATTTGCTTGGAAACCACATCTCTCAGACCCGGCATGAGAGTATTTCACCGAATGTTCCCCAAGTCCTTGGAGAAATTTTAGGCTTCATTGTTGTGGGCCTTGTGTTGTTGCTCATGGAATTGCTGACTCTGAGGAATAGATGGATTTTCCTACTTTCCAAAGTGGTCACATTAGTGAAACTTTTGGTTCTCAGTTTTGTCATCATCTCTGGCTTCATGAAGGGGGACCTGCACAACTGGAAGCTCACAGAAGAGGACTACAAAAAGGCCGGACTCAATGACACCTCTAGCTTGGGCCCTCTGGGCTCCGGAGGATTCATGCCATTTGGCTTCCAGGGGATTCTCCGTGGATCACCTACCTGTTTCTATGCATTTATAGGTTTCAGCATTATTATTTCCAGAGTTGAAGAAGCCCAGAATCCTGAGCGTTCCATCCCCATGGGCATTGTGATTTCGCTGCTCATCTGCATTTTGGTGTATTTTGGTGTCTCTGCATCACTTACACTTATGGTGCCTTACTACCAGCTCCGACCTGGGAGCACCTTGCCTGAGGCATTTCTCCATATTGGCTGGGCCCCTGCTTACTATGCTGTAGCTTTTGCATTCCTCTGTAGTCTTTCTGTCAGCCTCTTTGGCTTTATGCTTCCCATACGTAATCTGATATACATGATGGCACAGGATGGCCTCCTCTTTCCTGTACTTGCCAGCATCCAAACTGGCACATACACCCCCAATGTGGCCACTGTGATCTTTGGCATTATTGCAGCAATCATGGCATTCTTCTTTGAACTCACTGATCTTCTGGACCTCATGTCAGTTGGGGCCCTACTAGCTTACTCCCTGGTGGCTCTTTGTGTTCTTATCCTCAGATATCAGCCTGAGATGAGGTATGAGAGAAATGGAGTGCAGGTGCAGGATGAGAATGAACCTGCAGCAGAGAAGCTGACTCTACAGGGACTGTTTTTTCCAGGCAGCCCCACCCCTACTCCACTGTCTGGCCAGGTTGTCTCTGTTTGCTCCTCACTGCTTGCTCTACTTCTGACTCTGCTTTGCCTGGTGCTGGCCCGGTGGCCAGGTCTGCTTTCTGGAGACCCAGTGTGGATCACAGTGGTTGTGCTGCTCCTGGTGCTCATCACTGGGATCACTGGAGTCATCTGGAGACAACCACAGAGCTCCTCTCCCCTTCACTTTAAGGTACCtggtctgcctctcctcccactcctgagCATCTTTCTGAATGTTTGTCTTATGATGCAGGTGACAGCTGGCACCTGGGCCCTACTTGGTGTTTGGATGCTGATTGGGCTTGCTATCTACTTCAGCTATGGGATCCAGCACAGCCTGGTCCCTTAA
- the LOC121480376 gene encoding cationic amino acid transporter 3-like, protein MLCQALRRFGQKLVRRLTMKKERAETAPAERLTTLDLVALGVCCTIGVVAYVIASEVARDQAGPSIVICFLVAGLSSMLTGLCYAEFGVRVPHAGSAYLYTYITIGELWAFIIGWIFIFSNVAGTATVLFAWLLTFDNLFGNQISQTLRETILLHIPQVLAEILGFFVVGLLLLLVRLLTLRARELVMFTKVVTLVNLLVLGFFILSGFIKGDLHNWKLTEEDYIKAGLNDTSSSGPLGSGGFIPFGFQGILLGSANCFYAFIGFDNIVTRVKEAQNPQRSIPMSIVISLLICILVYFGVSASLTLMVPYYQLRPGSTLPEAFFYIGWAPAYYVVAFGFLCNLSASLLGYMFPISQLIYTMAQDGLLFPVLARIQTGTYVPIMAPVIFGIIAAIMAFFLGLTDLLHLKSIGTLLAYSLVAFCVLIVRYQPERKNGGSEDQMKEEHDGNGAQMQEENGPTAEKLTLYQLFSPGSSTPTALSGWVVSVCSSLLALLLTLLCLVLTQWPGLLSRDPGWITVVVLLLVLITGITGVIWRQPQSPSPLHFKVPGLPLLPLLSIFLNVYLMIQMRASTWALLGGWMLIGFVIYFTYGIHHSLVA, encoded by the coding sequence ATGTTGTGTCAGGCCCTTCGCAGATTTGGTCAAAAACTAGTACGCAGACTTACAATGAAGAAAGAGAGGGCTGAGACTGCCCCCGCTGAAAGACTGACCACACTGGATTTAGTGGCCCTTGGTGTGTGCTGCACAATCGGTGTAGTTGCGTATGTCATAGCTAGTGAGGTGGCTCGAGATCAAGCAGGACCATCCATTGTGATCTGCTTTTTGGTGGCAGGCCTATCTTCTATGTTGACTGGGCTGTGCTATGCAGAGTTTGGTGTTCGGGTTCCTCATGCTGGCTCTGCATATCTCTACACCTATATCACTATAGGTGAACTCTGGGCTTTCATCATTGGCTGGATCTTCATCTTCTCCAATGttgctggtacagccactgtgctCTTTGCCTGGCTCTTAACTTTTGACAACCTCTTTGGGAACCAGATCTCTCAGACCCTGCGTGAAACCATCTTACTGCATATTCCTCAGGTGCTTGCAGAGATTCTAGGCTTCTTTGTTGTGGGCCTTTTGTTGTTACTTGTCAGATTGCTGACCTTGAGGGCTAGGGAGTTGGTAATGTTTACCAAAGTGGTCACATTGGTGAACCTTTTGGTTCTCGGTTTTTTCATCCTCTCTGGTTTCATTAAGGGGGACCTGCACAACTGGAAGCTCACAGAAGAGGACTACATAAAGGCTGGACTCAATGACACCTCTAGCTCGGGCCCTCTGGGCTCTGGAGGATTCATTCCTTTTGGCTTCCAGGGGATTCTCCTTGGATCAGCTAACTGTTTCTATGCTTTTATAGGTTTTGACAACATTGTTACCAGAGTTAAAGAAGCACAGAATCCCCAGCGTTCTATCCCCATGAGCATTGTGATTTCATTGCTCATCTGCATTTTGGTGTATTTTGGTGTCTCTGCATCACTTACACTTATGGTGCCTTACTACCAGCTCCGACCTGGGAGCACCTTGCCTGAGGCATTTTTCTATATTGGCTGGGCCCCTGCCTACTATGTTGTAGCTTTTGGATTCCTATGTAATCTTTCTGCTAGTCTCTTGGGCTATATGTTTCCCATAAGCCAGCTGATATACACGATGGCACAAGATGGCCTCCTCTTCCCTGTCCTTGCCAGGATCCAAACTGGCACATATGTTCCCATCATGGCCCCTGTGATCTTTGGCATTATTGCAGCAATCATGGCATTCTTTTTGGGACTCACTGATCTTCTACACCTCAAGTCAATCGGTACCCTGCTAGCTTACTCCCTAGTGGCTTTTTGTGTTCTTATAGTCAGGTATCAGCCTGAGAGGAAGAATGGGGGAAGTGAAGATCAGATGAAGGAAGAGCATGATGGAAATGGAGCACAGATGCAGGAGGAGAATGGACCTACAGCAGAGAAGCTGACTCTATACCAATTATTTTCCCCAGGCAGCTCCACCCCCACTGCACTTTCTGGGTGGGTTGTCTCTGTTTGCTCCTCACTGCTTGCTCTACTGCTGACTCTGCTCTGCCTGGTGCTGACCCAGTGGCCAGGTCTGCTTTCTCGAGACCCAGGGTGGATCACAGTGGTTGTGCTGCTCCTGGTGCTCATCACTGGGATCACTGGGGTCATCTGGAGACAACCACAGAGCCCCTCTCCCCTTCACTTTAAGGTACCtggtctgcctctcctcccactcctgagCATCTTTCTGAATGTTTACCTTATGATACAGATGAGAGCTAGCACCTGGGCCCTACTTGGTGGCTGGATGCTGATTGGGTTTGTTATCTACTTCACATATGGGATCCATCACAGCCTGGTTGCATAG